One genomic window of Mercenaria mercenaria strain notata chromosome 2, MADL_Memer_1, whole genome shotgun sequence includes the following:
- the LOC128548432 gene encoding uncharacterized protein LOC128548432, whose product MWPPGPFAIPMSKYGCPESQSRGWSKGVLKVNLATQNNRTIDYKGNNLFPEITNNSRSQKLKFCVKTRNDPTLDKGRWISGKYSIYKKGEGCPLGFEELNRTIFYSEYETYGQLPNHEVLEEEHFDNYITMTMCGRSNITDLEVADTMSAFGMLKTIFMLIRARYLSQYLFDLVALTGRINIIWYFANRTISKSSQVVVN is encoded by the exons ATGTGGCCGCCTGGTCCGTTCGCAATACCAATGTCGAAGTACGGATGTCCGGAGTCACAGTCTCGGGGATGGTCGAAAGGTGTTTTGAAAGTAAACCTTGCAACACAAAATAACAGAACAATCGACTACAAAGGCAACAACTTATTCCCAGAGATAACAAATAATTCTAGAAGTCAGAAACTTAAGTTTTGTGTTAAAACTCGAAATGATCCAACGCTGGACAAAGGCCGTTGGATTTCTGGCAAAtacagtatttataaaaaaggaGAAGGATGCCCTTTAg GATTTGAAGAACTCAATCGAACAATTTTCTATAGTGAATATGAGACATATGGACAACTCCCAAATCACGAAGTGTTGGAAGAAG AGCACTTTGACAACTACATCACTATGACGATGTGCGGACGATCAAATATTACAGACTTAGAAGTTGCGGACACCATGTCAGCGTTTGGAatgttgaaaacaatttttatgcTTATAAGGGCAAGATATTTATCACAATATCTCTTTGATTTAGTAGCGTTAACTGGTAGAATAAACATTATATGGTACTTTGCAAACCGCACAATATCTAAGTCTTCACAGGTAGTagtaaactaa